In Phyllostomus discolor isolate MPI-MPIP mPhyDis1 chromosome 2, mPhyDis1.pri.v3, whole genome shotgun sequence, the following are encoded in one genomic region:
- the YAF2 gene encoding YY1-associated factor 2 isoform X2, with translation MGDKKSPTRPKRQPKPSSDEGYWDCSVCTFRNSAEAFKCMMCDVRKGTSTRDSKEGGKLVAYSTASLGVRGTLRNRVGGGSSEEKKQADYLAPGRRRNIVHRGVGPGQRSGPSLKEA, from the exons ATGGGAGACAAGAAGAGCCCCACCAG GCCGAAGCGACAGCCGAAGCCGTCCTCGGATGAGGGTTACTGGGACTGTAGCGTCTGCACCTTCCGGAACAGCGCCGAGGCCTTCAAGTGCATGATGTGCGATGTGCGGAAGGGCACCTCCACCCG GGACAGCAAGGAAGGGGGGAAGCTGGTGGCCTACTCCACAGCCAGTCTTGGGGTTAGAGGAACCCTGAGAAATAGAGTAGGTGGTGGCAGCTCAGAAGAGAAGAAACAGGCCGACTACCTGGCACCTGGAAGAAGAAGGAATATAGTGCACAGGGGAGTTGGCCCAGGACAGAGAAGTGGGCCTAGTTTAAAAGAGGCTTGA